One Brassica oleracea var. oleracea cultivar TO1000 chromosome C7, BOL, whole genome shotgun sequence genomic window carries:
- the LOC106301303 gene encoding aldehyde dehydrogenase family 3 member F1-like: MEAMKEAVDLSLREMRETFASGRTRSVKWRKTQLKAIIEMVKDNEEKMCDVLFQDLGKHSTEAFRDELGFVMRSAATALNSLDKWVVPRKSNLPLLFYPATGKVISEPYGTVLVLSSWNFPISLSLDPMIGAISAGNTVLLKASELSPNASAFLAKTIPSYLDNKAIKVIEGGPDVATILLQHQWDKIFFTGSPRIGKIIMAAAAEHLTPVTLELGGKCPTIIDHHSVSKDIMSIVKRISGGKWGSCSGQACISVDYVLVEQSFASSLIEMFKPVIKSFFGENPKESGCVARIVTKKHFQRLSRLLNDPRVQASIVYGGSMDEEKLYVEPTILLNPPLDSEIMNEEIFGPVLPIITLRDIQESIGFIKSKPKPLAIYAFTKDEKLKTRILSETSSGSVTFNDVMIQYMCDALPFGGVGESGMGRYHGKYSFECFSHEKAIMEGSLAIDLEPRYPPWNNFKLTFIRLAFCEAYFKLVLLMLGLKR; encoded by the exons ATGGAAGCCATGAAGGAGGCTGTGGATCTGAGCTTGAGAGAGATGAGAGAGACGTTTGCGAGCGGGAGGACGAGGAGTGTGAAGTGGAGGAAGACACAGCTCAAAGCTATAATCGAGATGGTTAAAGACAACGAAGAAAAGATGTGCGATGTTCTGTTTCAAGATTTGGGCAAACACAGTACTGAAGCTTTTAGAGACGAGCTTGGTTTTGTCATGAGATCAGCTGCTACTGCTTTAAACAGTCTTGACAAATGGGTTGTTCCCAGAAAA AGCAACCTTCCTCTGCTGTTCTACCCAGCAACGGGGAAAGTGATCTCAGAACCGTATGGGACGGTTCTTGTTCTGTCTAGCTGGAACTTTCCTATAT CTTTGTCTTTGGACCCAATGATTGGGGCAATATCAGCAGGCAATACCGTGCTGCTCAAGGCATCTGAATTAAGCCCTAACGCATCTGCCTTCCTCGCCAAGACAATCCCGTCTTACCTCGACAACAAAGCCATAAAAGTTATTGAAGGAGGACCTGATGTCGCAACTATCCTCTTGCAGCATCAATGGGACAAGATCTTCTTCACGG GGAGTCCAAGAATCGGAAAGATTATAATGGCTGCAGCTGCAGAGCATTTGACTCCTGTGACATTGGAGCTTGGTGGAAAATGTCCCACCATTATTGATCACCACTCTGTTTCAAAGGACATAATG TCGATTGTTAAGAGGATCTCTGGAGGAAAATGGGGATCTTGCAGTGGACAAGCTTGTATCTCCGTAGATTACGTTCTTGTCGAACAGAGTTTTGCGTCTTCTCTG ATTGAAATGTTTAAGCCGGTGATAAAGTCTTTCTTTGGAGAAAACCCTAAAGAATCTGGATGTGTAGCTAGGATTGTCACCAAGAAACACTTTCAGAGACTGTCTCGTCTTCTTAATGATCCTCGTGTTCAAGCTTCAATCGTCTATGGTGGCTCCATGGATGAAGAGAAGCT GTATGTTGAGCCAACGATCTTGTTGAATCCTCCTCTTGATTCTGAGATAATGAATGAAGAAATATTTGGTCCAGTTCTCCCGATCATCACA TTACGTGACATCCAAGAAAGCATAGGGTTCATCAAGTCAAAACCAAAGCCACTTGCCATCTATGCATTTACCAAGGACGAGAAACTTAAAACTAGAATCTTATCCGAAACATCCTCTGGAAGTGTTACCTTCAACGACGTCATGATCCAG TATATGTGTGATGCGTTGCCCTTTGGAGGAGTGGGAGAGAGTGGAATGGGAAGGTATCACGGGAAATACTCATTTGAATGTTTCAGTCACGAGAAGGCAATAATGGAAGGAAGCTTAGCAATTGATCTTGAACCTCGATACCCTCCATGGAACAACTTCAAGCTCACTTTTATTAGACTAGCATTTTGTGAAGCTTACTTCAAGCTTGTCCTCTTAATGCTCGGTCTTAAAAGATAA
- the LOC106304509 gene encoding protein SHI RELATED SEQUENCE 2-like has translation MAGMFSLGGNNGDQEEGNQQQQKTNWVWYRSNTNTNNINPSSSVWQIPPEQQILMHHHQPHPQQQSIDLDPGHQIDVSDISTSSRSITISCRDCGNQAKKDCTHLRCRTCCKSRGFDCSTHVRSTWIPVARRRERQQQLHMSTSGGGGRGGSGGSSIPKRHRDTTLPETSSSRLPSDSAGLEMGKASFPPEVSSDALFRCVKMSGVDEGGDGQYAYQTTVNIGGHLFKGILYDQGPESSYMSGGSGGSDHHSSSAGGGNTSNTPAIADGGRGGSSAMFVDPNSGSYYSSNMMTMFVPPGTQFYQNPPRS, from the exons ATGGCTGGGATGTTTTCACTAGGAGGAAACAACGGAGACCAAGAAGAAGGAAATCAACAACAACAAAAGACAAACTGGGTTTGGTATAGATCAAACACAAACACCAATAATATTAACCCAAGCTCGAGCGTATGGCAGATTCCACCAGAGCAACAGATTCTCATGCACCACCATCAACCACATCCACAACAACAAAGCATAGATCTTGATCCAGGTCATCAGATAGACGTCTCTGATATATCCACATCATCAAGATCCATCACCATAAGCTGTCGGGACTGTGGAAACCAAGCCAAGAAAGATTGCACTCACCTGCGTTGCAGAACTTGCTGTAAGAGCCGCGGCTTCGATTGTTCCACTCACGTTAGGAGCACGTGGATTCCCGTTGCGAGACGCCGCGAGAGACAACAGCAGCTTCATATGTCAACATCTGGAGGCGGAGGCCGTGGTGGTAGCGGCGGTTCGAGTATCCCTAAACGTCATAGGGATACAACTCTTCCGGAAACATCCTCCTCTCGCTTACCATCCGACTCAGCAG GGTTAGAAATGGGGAAGGCGAGTTTTCCACCCGAAGTGAGCTCTGATGCGCTTTTCCGGTGTGTAAAAATGAGCGGCGTAGACGAAGGAGGGGATGGTCAATACGCTTATCAAACGACGGTGAACATCGGAGGTCATCTCTTCAAAGGAATTCTATATGACCAAGGCCCTGAAAGCAGCTACATGAGTGGTGGCAGTGGCGGAAGCGATCATCATAGCTCTTCTGCAGGAGGTGGAAATACGTCTAATACTCCAGCTATAGCAGACGGTGGAAGAGGAGGATCCTCGGCGATGTTTGTAGATCCTAATTCTGGTAGTTACTATTCAAGTAACATGATGACGATGTTCGTGCCACCAGGTACGCAATTCTATCAAAACCCACCAAGATCTTGA